The Methanocella arvoryzae MRE50 genome includes a region encoding these proteins:
- a CDS encoding molybdopterin dinucleotide binding domain-containing protein → MTNSIEVNLISGRTVWQGVAIEGHKHDDGYIKACGICELDVADMKKLHVFPGQTVKVTSAYGTVIVRAVKATQGPHPGLAFIPMGPWANQVISTEMYSTGMPSFKGVKVTIEPAPGETVENGIKLLQKMTLIQKQEG, encoded by the coding sequence ATGACTAACTCGATAGAAGTAAATCTTATATCAGGCCGGACCGTCTGGCAGGGTGTGGCAATCGAAGGCCACAAGCATGACGACGGTTACATTAAGGCCTGTGGAATATGTGAGCTTGATGTCGCTGACATGAAGAAGCTTCACGTGTTCCCGGGCCAGACCGTAAAGGTAACATCCGCTTACGGTACTGTAATCGTCAGGGCGGTCAAGGCAACCCAGGGCCCGCACCCTGGGCTGGCCTTTATTCCCATGGGGCCGTGGGCTAACCAGGTCATCAGTACAGAAATGTACTCGACCGGGATGCCCAGCTTCAAGGGAGTCAAGGTCACGATCGAGCCAGCGCCCGGCGAGACAGTCGAGAACGGCATAAAGCTGCTCCAGAAGATGACTCTTATCCAGAAGCAGGAGGGGTAA
- a CDS encoding hydrogenase iron-sulfur subunit translates to MSTNDNTNGEWKPKILGLVCNWCSYAGADLAGTARIQYPSDIRVVRMMCTGRVDPLFIVKAFMDGADGVIVSGCHFGDCHYLEGNYKAAKRMFYMKRVLRSLGFDDRRVRMTFVSASEGAKWAEVVTDMIKTINELGPSPIRTRAAIGEAINSGSASDDLAEIAKIAAGKKVEVAPLQKL, encoded by the coding sequence ATGTCAACCAACGATAACACTAACGGTGAGTGGAAGCCCAAAATTTTGGGGCTTGTCTGCAACTGGTGCTCCTACGCGGGCGCAGACCTTGCAGGTACCGCCAGGATTCAGTATCCTTCAGACATCAGAGTAGTCCGGATGATGTGCACAGGTCGAGTAGACCCTCTCTTCATAGTAAAAGCGTTCATGGATGGCGCTGACGGCGTGATCGTGTCGGGCTGCCACTTCGGCGACTGCCACTATCTCGAAGGTAACTACAAGGCTGCCAAGAGGATGTTCTACATGAAGAGAGTCCTCCGGTCGCTCGGCTTCGACGACCGGCGGGTGAGGATGACCTTCGTCTCGGCATCGGAAGGCGCCAAGTGGGCGGAAGTCGTCACTGACATGATCAAAACCATCAACGAGCTTGGTCCCAGCCCGATACGCACCAGGGCGGCAATCGGAGAAGCCATCAACTCGGGCTCCGCCAGCGACGATCTGGCAGAGATCGCAAAGATCGCCGCCGGCAAGAAAGTCGAAGTCGCCCCGTTGCAAAAGCTGTAA
- a CDS encoding formylmethanofuran dehydrogenase subunit B — protein sequence MLIPEQNVVTTESRNLKVVTDVVCPFCGTLCDDIKVIMDGNRIVDTLNACVIGNEKFKSAQAGHRILAPMEREDNSAEFAPVSYDYAIERAAQILANARRPLMYGWSSTSCEAQAVGNELAEVCGAVTDNTASVCHGPSVMAIQTVGAPCCTLGEVKNRADLIIYWGCNPVHAHPRHMSRYTTYPRGFFTERGFKDRTMVVVDPRPTDTAKQADIHVQVEQGKDYELLDALRTVIRGEDIPDVVGGVKKEDIKALGDLCKSRKFGVLFFGMGVTQSIGKHRNIDIAISFVADMNKYTKFTLVAMRGHYNVTGSGQVMSWQSGFPFSMDFSRGYPRYNPGETAANDILQRQECDAALVIASDPGAHFPVSSMKYYAQIPTICIDPHETPTTGISKIVIPSTIVGVEEEGNAYRMDNVPIRCRKVCDAPEGILSDKEILERILARVKEIKAEKKGQ from the coding sequence TTGTTAATACCAGAACAGAACGTGGTGACTACTGAAAGCCGCAACCTGAAGGTAGTCACGGATGTTGTTTGCCCCTTCTGCGGCACGTTGTGCGACGATATCAAGGTGATTATGGACGGCAACCGGATCGTCGACACGCTTAACGCATGTGTGATTGGCAATGAGAAGTTCAAGTCTGCTCAGGCAGGCCACAGGATCCTCGCCCCGATGGAGAGGGAGGATAATTCCGCAGAGTTCGCCCCCGTATCCTACGATTACGCAATCGAGAGGGCAGCCCAGATCCTGGCAAACGCCCGCAGACCGTTAATGTACGGCTGGTCCTCTACCTCGTGTGAGGCGCAGGCAGTCGGCAACGAACTTGCAGAAGTATGCGGCGCAGTCACCGACAACACCGCGTCCGTCTGCCACGGCCCCTCCGTGATGGCCATCCAGACTGTAGGCGCTCCGTGCTGCACTCTCGGTGAAGTCAAGAACAGAGCAGACCTCATCATCTACTGGGGCTGCAACCCCGTACACGCCCACCCGAGGCACATGAGCAGGTACACGACCTATCCGAGAGGCTTCTTCACAGAGAGAGGCTTCAAGGACAGGACTATGGTCGTCGTAGATCCGAGGCCGACTGACACCGCGAAGCAGGCGGACATTCACGTCCAGGTCGAACAGGGCAAGGACTACGAGCTTCTAGACGCCCTCAGGACTGTCATCCGTGGCGAGGACATCCCCGACGTGGTAGGCGGCGTCAAGAAAGAGGACATCAAGGCACTGGGAGATCTGTGCAAGTCCAGGAAGTTCGGCGTCTTGTTCTTCGGAATGGGTGTTACCCAGTCCATCGGCAAGCACAGGAACATCGACATTGCGATTTCTTTCGTGGCCGACATGAATAAGTACACTAAGTTCACCCTCGTCGCTATGAGAGGCCACTACAACGTGACCGGCAGCGGCCAGGTCATGAGCTGGCAGAGCGGCTTCCCGTTCAGCATGGACTTCTCCAGAGGCTACCCCAGGTACAACCCGGGCGAGACCGCGGCGAATGACATATTGCAGAGGCAGGAATGTGACGCAGCCTTAGTGATCGCATCCGATCCTGGCGCACACTTCCCGGTATCGTCCATGAAGTATTACGCCCAGATCCCGACCATCTGCATCGACCCGCACGAGACCCCGACGACCGGCATCAGCAAGATCGTCATACCGTCGACTATCGTAGGTGTCGAGGAAGAAGGCAACGCTTACCGTATGGATAACGTGCCCATCCGCTGCAGAAAGGTCTGTGACGCTCCGGAAGGCATCCTCTCCGACAAGGAAATCCTGGAGAGAATCCTGGCGAGAGTGAAGGAGATCAAGGCAGAGAAGAAAGGACAGTGA